AGGCTCTGGCCGATGCAGCTCGTGAAGCTGGCCTCGAGTTCTAATGCCTGGCCCGGGGCTTGCTGCCCTGGGCACGGTTTCACCCTGTAGTTGCAAGCCTCGGACCGGTGTGCCGAGGATGAAATATACAAAGAGAAGAGAAAATCATGGCAATGAAGCAGCGTATCGAAGCCGGCCGTCTGGACCTGAAGGACGAAGTCGTAGCAATCAACCGCGTGACCAAGGTGGTCAAGGGCGGTAAGAACATGTCGTTTGCGGCGCTCGTCATCGTTGGCGATCCGGCGCAGGGCGTGGTGGGCTACGGTTCGGGCAAGGCGAAGGAAGTTCCGCAGGCGATCCGTAAGGGCATCGAAGCGGCGAAGAAGAACCTGATCAAGGTCAACCTGACCGAGTACTCGATCCCGCACCCGACGCTCGGCCACTTTGGCGCAGGCGAAGTGCTGTTGAAGCCGGCTCCTGAAGGTACCGGTGTGATCGCTGGTAAGACCGTTCGTGCAGTGATGACCGCTTGCGGCGTGCAGAACGTGCTGACGAAGTCGCTCGGCACCAAGAACCCGCACAACGTGATCAAGGCGACCTTCGACGCTCTCAGCCAGCTCCGCGACAAGGCAGAAGTTGCTGCCCTGCGTGGTAAGTCGATCGACGAGCTCTAGGAAGCAAGGTTTCGGGCCCGGAACATCGGGCCCAGTAATACAGTTTTAGACTCTGGGCCTGGTATCTTGGGCCCTCTGGAGAAGAACAATGGCAGCGACCAGCACAATCAAGATCCAGTACTTCCGCTCGCAGATCTGCACGCCGGTGAAGCACAAGGCCGTCGTCAAGGGCCTCGGCTTTACGAAGCTGAACCAGATCGTTGAGCGCGAAGACACTCCGTCGATCCGCGGCATGGTGAAGAAGATTCCTCACCTCGTCCGTATCGTCGACTAATTGCGTGCTTTCGGCTTAGCGGCTAAGGCTGCTGTAAGCTGAAGGCAATCCCGCCACTCCACGAGTGGCCACAACATGCGAGTCGATGAAGCTCATCGGCCTTCGCCTCTTCTGAGAGGCAAAGCGCTAGAAGCTTCCTCGGCGTTAGCGAGGAAATTATGGCAAAGAATCTTTCGAACCTCCGTGCACCGAAGGGTGCCAATGCAAACAAGAAGCGCGTCGGCCGTGGTATGGGCTCGGGTATGGGTAAGACCTCGACCCGTGGTCACAAGGGCCAGGGATCGCGTTCGGGCTCGTCGCTGATGCGCGGCTTTGAAGGCGGCCAGATGCCCCTTCACCGTCGTCTGCCGAAGCGTGGCTTCACGAACATCTTCCGCACCGAGTACCTCGTGCTCGGTCTCGACAAGATTGCCGAGTTCGGCATCGCGGAGATCACCCTTGAGGTGCTGCAGGAGAAGGGCATCGTGAAGGGCCGCAACAAGCTGGTGAAGGTGCTCGCCAACGGCGAGCTGACCTCGGCTGTCACGGTTCACGCACACAAGTTCTCGGCTGCGGCTGCGAAGGCGATCGAAGCCGCTGGCGGCAAGGCGATCGTGATTGGCGCAGAAGCACCGGCTGCCTAAGTACGAAAAAGGGCCGGAGCAAGCGCTCCGGCCCTTTCTGTTTCAACCTTTGACGCGCGTTGCGAGTTCGCAGCGCGTTTCTCGCGTAGAATAGCTGCAAGATTCCAAGCCAGAAACCAAACGGGTCGCAACCTCAGGGCGACTGGCTGGCTCAAGCTTCAACTCCTGACGAAGGCACCACACCTCGATGCTCGAAAAGCTCCAAAACGTCTTCAAGATCAAAGACCTCCGCAACCGCATCTTCTTCACGCTCGGCCTGCTGGCTGTGTACCGTCTCGGTGCGCACATCCCGACGCCGGGTATCAATGCGGAGATGCTTGCCCAGTTCTTCAACCAGAACTCCGGCTCGGCGCTTGGCCTGCTTGATCTGTTCAACGGCGGCAACCTGCGCAAGTTGACGATCTTTGCGCTGGGCATCATGCCGTACATCACGGCGAGCATTATCTTCCAGCTCCTCACGGTGATCTACGAGCCGTTGAACAAGCTGCAGAAGGAAGGCGAAGCCGGCCGTCGCAAGATCACGCAGTGGACGCGTTACGTCACAGTGATCCTTGCTGTGGTGCAGAGCTTCTTCATCGCGCTGACGCTGACGAACACGCAGTCAGGCGCATCGATGGTGACGGTTTCGAAGACCTCGTTCGTTCCGCTTTGCATCATCACGCTGACCTGCGGCACCGCATTCATCATGTGGCTGGGCGAGCAGATTACGGAGCGCGGTATCGGCAACGGTATGTCGCTGCTCATCTTCACGGGTATTGTGGTCGGTCTGCCGAAGGGCATTCAGGACCTCTACGTGAAGTTCCACACGCAGGCATGGGGTGGTTTCACGCCGATCGCGATGGTGCTGCTCGTCGGCATGATGATCGCCGTCGTGGCGTTCATCATCTTCGTGGAGCGCTCGGAGCGCCGCATTCCGATCCAGGCTGCAAAGCGTACGACCGGTCGCGTAGCTGCTACGCCGACCTCGACCTCGTACCTGCCGCTGAAGGTGAACTCGGGCGGTGTGATGCCGGTGATCTTCGCGGCTTCGATCCTTTCGGCACCGCTGTTGCTGCAGAACATCTCGCTCTTCGGATCGGGTCCTCTGCGTGACAACAAGTTCCTCGGACCGATCTTTGTTGCGCTGCAGCCGGCTGAGCCCTGGTATGTCGTGCTGTACATCGCGGCGATCATCTTCTTCGCCTACTTCTACATCTCGATCATTTTCCGTCCGGACGATATCGCGGACAACATGCGCAAGTATGGCTCGTTCATCCCGGGCGTCCGTCCTGGTAAGCGCACGAGCGACTACATCAACGATGTGCTGACGCGCATCACGTTGGTGGGCGCGATCTACCTGATCGTGATCTCGATCATCCCGATGTTCCTGATCTCGGGTATTCACTTCAACCACCTGTGGCTGATCGGTCCGTTCTTCGACCGTCTCCCGGCGTGGACGACCAACGGCCTCGGCCTCAACTTCTACTTCGGCGGCACCTCGCTGCTGATCGTGGTCGGTGTGGCGATGGACACGGTGCAGCAGATCGAAGCTCAGCTGATCATGCAGCACTACGAAGGATTTGCGCCGAAGTCGGGACGCATCCGCGGTCGTCGTAGCTGGTAAAACACAACAGGTTCAGGACCCAAGGTCCAGGGTTCAGAACGCATTATGGTTCTGGACCCTGAACTATTTAGGAAACGATTGATCTATGAGCAAGCCACTTCCGAATGCGAACGATTTTCTTCCGGGCCCCATGCTGCTGCTGGGTGCGCCCGGCGTAGGCAAGGGCACGCAGGCTAAGCTGCTGATGGAAGAGTTCGGCATTCCGCAGATCTCAACGGGCGACCTGCTCCGCGAGCATCGCAAGAACCATACCCCGCTCGGCATGATGGCCGATGAGTTGATGTCCAAGGGCCAGCTCGTGCCGGACGATCTGGTGAACGATATGGTTGCCGACCGCTTCAAACAGCCCGACACCGAGCACGGCTACATCCTCGATGGTTACCCGCGCACGATTCAGCAGGCCGAGTGGCTGGATACGCAGCTGGTGGCGTATCAGCTGCCAGTGGTCGCGGTGAACATCACCGTGCCCGAGAAAATTCTGCTGGAGCGCATCACGGGGCGCCGCATTGCACCGTCGGGCAAGATCTACAACATCTACACGCATCCTCCGAAGGTGGAAGGACTCGACGACGAGACCGGTGAGAAGCTCGAGCAGCGCAAGGACGACACTGAAGAGGTGTTCCACGAGCGTATGAAGGCGTTTGAAGCGAAGACCGCGGCGGTGATCGAGTATTACCGCACGCATGGCGGCCGTTTTGCGGAAGTCGATGGCGATCAGCCGGTGGAAGTCGTCACGCAGGCGATCCGCGAAGCTCTGTTGAAGCTGCGCCACCATCCAGACGTAGCGTAAGAACCTGACGAAGAAGAGGTGTCGTAGGACGCATGACACTCCACGGGCGCGGTCGCCGCGCAAATTTTTTCAAGAACCTCGAACGGCTGGCAGATAGCTGGGAAAGACGCACGGAACGTATGGCAATTCAAATCAAGTCCTCAGCAGAGATCGAAAAGATGCGCATCTCGGGCATCGCGCTGCGCAAGGTACATGACGCGGTGAAGGCCGTCGTTCGCCCCGGCGCAACGACGATGGACCTCGAACGCGCAGCCGAAGCCAAGGTGAAGGAACTCGGCGTAAAACCCGCTTTCAAGGGCTACGGCGGCTATCCCGCGATCCTTTGCACTTCGGTGAACGAGCAGGTGGTGCACGGCATTCCGAACGACAAGAAGGTATTGAAGGAAGGCGATATCGTGTCGGTGGACTGCGGTGTTGTCGTCGATGGCTTCTTCTCGGATGCTGCTGTGACGCACAAGATTGGCAGCGTGAAGCCAGAGGTGGAGAAGCTGCTGAAGGTGACGGAAGCTTCGCTGTACGCGGCGATCGATAAGGCCGTTGTGGGCGGTCGTCTTTTCGACATCGGTCATGCAGTGCAGTCGATGTGCGAAGCCGAAGGTTATGGGGTTGTGCGTGAGTTCGTCGGCCATGGCATCGGTCGCGCGATGCACGAGGATCCGCAGGTGCCGAACTACGGCGATGCAGGGAAGGGACCTCGCCTCAAGGCGGGCATGGTTCTGGCGATTGAGCCGATGATCAACCTGGGCACGGACAAGGTGAAGGTGCTCGAGGACGGCTGGACGGCGATTACGACCGACGGTTCCTTCAGCGCTCACTTCGAGCACACGGTAGCGATCACGAAAGACGGACCGGTGATTCTTACGCTGTAATCCGTTGACGATGAGAGTAACAAGGCGGCGTGGCTTCGGCCAGCCGCCTTTCTGTTTGGGGGCTTCGCTGCGCGCTGTAAGTGCTTGCGAAGCTGTGAGTTCGGTGGGGACATTCTTGCGGATTGCTGCAAAATCGGGCATTTTGCCGCTTTCAGGCCATGCAATGTTTACCGTAGATTCTTCTATTTGTCGCGGAAGTTTTGATCGAAACATCGTGCACCGTGCTATCTTGGGTTCATCTGATCAGGAAGTTTTTTGCCTATACGCTCCAACGCGGCTGCGCGCTTGGATGCGTTCACATCTCCGGCTTTGCTCAGGGAAGACGGGATTCGATAAACGCGGTCGGTGGAGGCTTTCGCAAAGGCCTTATCGACCGCAAGGTTATTTTTCAGGAGTGCTGCTCTCGTGAGAGTTTCTTTCCGTTCGTTTGTACGCCGAGTGAGTCTTTTGTCTTTGGCGACGCTTTCCATGTCGGTCGTCGCGTCGGCCCAGACTGCACCCAGTCTGCTTCCCTCTACCGTCAAGCTGATTGCAGGTGGCGCAAGCGCGCCTACCGCCGCTGGCGGAAGCTGCCCGGTCTCTGGCAACATCGCGACTGACGCCTATGGCGATGGTTGTTTGGCCACAGAGATCCAGCTGGGCAATGTAGCTGCAGGTAACGCGAAGCCAGGTGCGCGCGCTGCAGTGATGGACATTCAGGGCAATGTCTTCTTCTCGGATTACAACAACAATCTGATTCGTCGCATTGATGCTGCGACCGGTATTGTGACTGCTGTGGCTGGGGGCGCTTCGACTGCGCCGACCGTTGGCACGGCTTGCGGCACCGGCATTGCGGTGGATGCGAAGGGCGACGGCTGCCTTTCGACGGCCGTTGTGCTGAAGGGACCGCTGGCGCTGGCGTTTGCCTCGAACGGCGACCTTTACTTCTCGGAAACTGCTTACTACGACGTGCGTAAGATCGCCGCCACCGGTGGCTTGATTCCGTCGACGGGTGGCATTATCACCAACGTGGCTGGTTACACGGGCGGTGCCACGTACGGTTATGTCGTCAGCAACTCGACGACGACTGTAATCGCTGCCTCGCAGAGCTATATCGACGAGCCCGCTGCTATTGCTTTCGATAACAAGGGCGATCTGTACATCGCTGAGCGTTACAAGAATGCTGTGCTGGTGGTGAACACCAACGCGACGGGCAGCAACACCGTGAACGGTGTCACCGTCGCTGCAGGAACAATCTGGCGTGTTGCTGGGGCTTACACGGGTCCGACTGATTGCGCAAACGGCACATCGGGTACGTATGGCTGCTCCTACGGCAAGTACACCGAAGGCGCGACCGCAACGGCCACGTTCCTCGACAACCCCTACGGTGTTGCGGCTGATACGAACGGAAACGTTTATTTCTCGAATGAGTACTACAACCAGCTTCCCGTCGTTTCAAGCACCGGCATTCTGACGACCTATGCGGGCACGGGCACGGGCAAGCTTCAGGCGAACACGGTCCGCGGCGCGGCGAATGCCACGGCAATCGGCAGCCCGTTTGGCGTTGGCGTCGATGCTCAGAACAACGTGTACTTCAATGACGCTACCGCCGGGATCATCTGGCGTGTAGATACCGGCTCGCAGCTGATGTATGCGGTCGCCGGTGGTGCAACGACCGTTTGCGCAGCAGCAACTGACACGCTTGGCGACGGCTGCACCGGTCTCAACGCGAAGTTCTATGCTGTCTCGAGTGGCAGCTACTCGAGCACGACCCTTCCCGCTCCTGGCCTTTATGGTCTGAACGTGGACGGCTACTCGGACGTTCTTGTGGGCGATACCGAGAACAACAATGTTCGCGGCGTCATGAGCGGAACGTACTTCGGTGCGATTGGCTTGACGAGCACGACGAACAAGGTGGTGATCCACTTTGCAAAGGGTGATTCTCCCGCCAGCTCTGGAGCTTATACGCTGGTGACGGGCAGCTCGGTCTTCACGCTCGGCACGGCAACCTGCGTGACGAACAGCGATACGACGCAGGACTGCACGCTCTCCATCGTTGCGAAGCCGACGGCTGTCGGATTCGCCAGCGGATCGTTCAAGGTGGTTTCGTCACTCGGCGGCACGGCAACCTTCCCGCTCGGCGTCACTGCGATCACGAGCAAGGTGACGACGACGGTGATCACGTCCAACCTGGTGAGCTGCTCCTCGACGGTGAACTACCCGACATCCACTTCGGTGACGCTGACGGCTACGGTGTCGGCATACGTGACGCCCGCAGGCACGGTGCAGTTCTACAACAACGGTGTTCCGATTGGCTCGGCCATTACGGTTAGCAGTGCAGGTGTTGCGACCTTGACGCAGACCTTCCCTGCGGGTACGAACGTGATCACAGCAAAGTACAGCGGCGATGCGAACACCAACCCTTCGACAGCAGCGGCGTACAACTTCACGACGGCAACGGGTACCTTTGGTTTGAGCGCAGTCAACGCTGGCCAGCAGAGCACTGTGACCGCTGGGCAGACGGCACTCTACAGCTTCAGCGTGCAGAACTCGGCTTACGTCGGCACACTGAGCTTCTCGTGCTCGGGTCTGCCTTCGGGAGCAGCTTGCATCTTCAACCCGTCGACGTACACGTTGGGCGCTTGCGACTCGAATGAGACGATCGCGCTGAACATCACGACCTCAGCCCGCCCGACGACGCTGAGCGGACTGACGGGACGTTGGGGTCTCGCGGCTGCCGCGGCTCTGGTGGCCTTTGGTATCGGGCTGCGCCGTCGCAAGATGGCTGGCTTTGGTGTGATGGCATTGGCGTTCGCTGCTCTCCTCGGCGCGGCCAGCATCACGGGTTGCTCAAGCACGATCAGCGACAAGTCTATCCAGACACCTGCCGGAACCTACTCGGTGACGGTCACAATTGCAGGAACTCCGACCGCGAGCGCGGCTTCGGGTTCTTCGCAGACCTTCACGCTTCCGCTGACGGTGAAGTAACTCGGCACCCGGGGCGGCAGCGATGCCGCTCCGGGAATCGCCATTCTTCCCGACGACCTTTTTGATTTCTGTTCTACCGCTTCAGGAGATTCACTGAATGTCCGTTACACTTCGCACGATCGCAAAATCACTTCTGGGTTGCGCACTCGTACTCGCACCGCTCGCTGTGGCGCCCCGCGCCAGCGTGGCGTTCGCCCAGTCCTCCACGAACGGCGCTATCGGTGGCACCGTTACTGATGCCAGCGGAGCTTTGCTTCCTGGCACCGTTATTACCATCAAAAGCCTCGATACCGGTGTGGTCCGCACATCCAAGACCAACTCCTCGGGCGAGTACCGTGTGTCTGAACTGCCTCCGGGCAACTACTCAATCACCTTCACCTCGGACGGTTTCCAGACGGCGATCGAGAAAAGCGTCGTCGTCACCGTGGGTGGCACAGCGAACGTGACCCCGAAGCTGCTCGCCGGTTCCGTGTCGGACAAGGTGGAAGTCTCCGCAGAACTGCCGCCGATCAAGACAGCTGGCGCGGACATCTCGACGACGATCGATCAGAACGCGATTGAGAACCTGCCGATCAACGGTCGTCGCTGGTCAGACTTCGCTCTGCTGACGCCGGGTGTTGTTTCGAACTCGGATGGCTTTGGCCTTCTCAGCTTCCGCGGTATCAGCTACCTGCTGAACAACAACACCGTCGACGGCGCTGACGATAATCAGGCGTACTTCTCGGAAGCTCGTGGCCGTACGCGTTCGGCATACACGGTGACGCAGGGCGCTGTGCAGGAGTTCCAGGTAAACACCTCGAACTACTCGGCAGAGTATGGCCGTGCGGCTGGCGGTGTTATCAACACGGTCACGAAGTCGGGTGGCAACCAGCTCCACGGTTCGACCTACTTCTACGATCGCGACAACGGCCTCGCTGGCGCATCGAATCCCTACACGCAGCTTTACAACTTCGATTCGAACACGGGCATTCACCCGCAGAACATCAAGCCGAAGGACTGGCGCAAGCAGTACGGTTTTGGTGTGGGCGGCCCGATCTGGAAGGACCGTATCTTCTGGTTCTACGCGTTCGATCAGCAGAAGCGTAACTTCCCCGGCGTTGCCCGAACGACCGATCCCTACGACATGTTCGCGCTGGCTGCGCCGACGCTCGGATCGTCGGAGACTTGCACCCGCGGCTTCAGCGTGTACAACGGCACGAACGAGCCGTGGAGCTACGGTGCTCCGCTGGCGTCTTACACGAACGGCACCGCGTACTCGTCTGGTGCTTTCAGCGTGACAGCGAACCTCTCGAACCCAACGACCACCGGCGGCGCGCAGTATCCTGTCGGCGCTACGTATCAGGGCAACTTCGGCGCCTGCGCTCTCGCAGCGGCGATCGCGCCTGCCACTGCCGCGGGCGCAGCGCTCCCGTACCAGCAGGCGGCTGCTTACTACAACCAGGGTCTTCAGGTTCTCTCGAGCTTCTTCGGTATGGTGCAGCGTTTCGGCAACCAGACCATCAACTTCCCGAAGCTTGATTGGCAGATCAACGATCGCAACCGCATGACGATCCAGTACAACCGTGTGCGTTGGGATTCGCCGAACGGTGTGCAAACGCAGACCTCGAACTTCTACGGTCGAGGCTCTTATGGCGACGACTTCATGAAGGCGGACGTCGGTATCTTCCGCTTCACCACGGTGTTGACGAACTCGCTCGTGAACAACTTCCTGGCGCAGTATGGCCGCGATATGGAAACAGAGTTCAGCGGCAATCGTCCCATCCAAAATGAGCTTGGTCTGCAGAACGCATTGCCGACCGGCGAGTGCTCGGCACCGCATGGCGGTCCTTGCCCGATGGCGGCTCCCGACATCAGCGTGGGGTATGGCTACGACGCGCAGGGTTTCGACGCTGGTACGTCTGCGCTCTTCAACCGCTATGCATTGCCGGATGAGCGTCGCCTGCAGTTGAAGGACGACATGACCTTCTCGCACGGGAAGCATATCTTGAAGTGGGGCCTCGACTATAACAAGGTCGGCGACTACATCAATAACCTCTATAACGGATACGGCACCTACAGCTACGACTGGGCTTACGGCTTCATTGGCGATTACCTGCACAAGACCGCAAGCCTGGGTGGAGCAACTTATGCTGGCGACGGCACGGCCCACACCTACACGTCAGCTTGCACTACGGGTAGCACCTGCCAGAAGAACGTGGGTCTCTACTCGAGCTTCAGCCAGGGCTTCACGGTTCCCGACGCGAACGGCAATGTCAACGCCGTGGGTGCAGGTGAACTGCTGACCACGCGTGAATATGCGGGCTACATTACGGACGACTGGCGCATCACGCCGAAGCTCACTCTGACGCTGGGCGTTCGCTACGAGTACCAGTATGTTCCTACGAATCCCACGCCGAATCCTGATCTCAACGGTCAGAACCAGACCTTCCTGACGTACGGCGTCAAGCCGAATACGTCGAACCGCCCTGACGACCGCAACAACGTTGCGCCACGCCTGGGCTTCGCCTACAACGTCTTTGGCGATGGCAAGACCGTGATCCGTGGCGGCTTCGGTATCTACTACGGTCGTATCGTGAACGCAAACATCGTGCAGAGCTTCCAGAACTCGGGCGGTCCGAACTCGCAGGTCAATATCTCGGGGATCTATCCGGATTACGCTGTGGCGAACGAGAGCGTCTGCCGTACGACGTTCCCGAACATCCAGACCTACGCGAATGCAAAGGCCTGCGCTGCTGCAACGACCACTGCCAGCTCACATCCTTCGGTTTCTTACCTCGATTCGAAGCTCGAGAATCCGCAGGTATACGAGACCGATCTGGATCTGACGCAAGACTTCGGTCATGGCTGGGTGGGGACGGTCACGTACATGGGTTCGTATGGTCGTAAGCTCGACAGCGCGAACGATGTGAACCTCAGCCTCAGCACCTTCTATGACAAGACTTATGTCGTGAACAACACGCCGCTCTTCCCCGCGACTCGTGCTCTCGCGCTGCCGCATGGCGGTCTGTCTGCTCCGCTGCCCTCGGGAACCGTGCCGGTTCGCGTGTACACGGGGTCGCGCCGTAATGCGAACTACTACCGTGTGCTCGATATTCAGTCGAACGTGAATACGAACTACAACGCGATCGCGTTCCAGCTGAACAAGCGTTATCGCAATGGTTTCTCGTTCCTCTCGAACTACACCTGGGCACATTCGCTTGATGCGAACCCCTACATCGGCACGGGTATTCCGAGCTTCAACATCCTCGACCCGAACGATCTGTCGAAGGAGTATGGCAACAGCTCGCTCGATGTTCGTCAGCGTTTTGTAACGGCGTTTAGCTATCAGCCGGTAACGCACTTCCACGGCTGGAAGGACTATGCTATGGGCGGCTGGCGTCTGGCTCCCGTGGTGCAGGCACAGACGGGCCTCCCGTACACGCCCTACATCTCGGGCTATCCGGGTGAGAGCGCGTCAGGTGTGCGTAGTGCGAATGGTGCTGGTGGTACCTCGGGTCGTATCGATGCGATCCACCGCAATCAGTACCACCGTCCGAACACCTACAAGGCCGATGTTCGCTTGAGCAAGAACTTCTACCTCAACAACATCAATCACCTTGGAC
The nucleotide sequence above comes from Granulicella cerasi. Encoded proteins:
- the rpsE gene encoding 30S ribosomal protein S5, which codes for MAMKQRIEAGRLDLKDEVVAINRVTKVVKGGKNMSFAALVIVGDPAQGVVGYGSGKAKEVPQAIRKGIEAAKKNLIKVNLTEYSIPHPTLGHFGAGEVLLKPAPEGTGVIAGKTVRAVMTACGVQNVLTKSLGTKNPHNVIKATFDALSQLRDKAEVAALRGKSIDEL
- the rpmD gene encoding 50S ribosomal protein L30, whose protein sequence is MAATSTIKIQYFRSQICTPVKHKAVVKGLGFTKLNQIVEREDTPSIRGMVKKIPHLVRIVD
- the rplO gene encoding 50S ribosomal protein L15 gives rise to the protein MAKNLSNLRAPKGANANKKRVGRGMGSGMGKTSTRGHKGQGSRSGSSLMRGFEGGQMPLHRRLPKRGFTNIFRTEYLVLGLDKIAEFGIAEITLEVLQEKGIVKGRNKLVKVLANGELTSAVTVHAHKFSAAAAKAIEAAGGKAIVIGAEAPAA
- the secY gene encoding preprotein translocase subunit SecY, coding for MLEKLQNVFKIKDLRNRIFFTLGLLAVYRLGAHIPTPGINAEMLAQFFNQNSGSALGLLDLFNGGNLRKLTIFALGIMPYITASIIFQLLTVIYEPLNKLQKEGEAGRRKITQWTRYVTVILAVVQSFFIALTLTNTQSGASMVTVSKTSFVPLCIITLTCGTAFIMWLGEQITERGIGNGMSLLIFTGIVVGLPKGIQDLYVKFHTQAWGGFTPIAMVLLVGMMIAVVAFIIFVERSERRIPIQAAKRTTGRVAATPTSTSYLPLKVNSGGVMPVIFAASILSAPLLLQNISLFGSGPLRDNKFLGPIFVALQPAEPWYVVLYIAAIIFFAYFYISIIFRPDDIADNMRKYGSFIPGVRPGKRTSDYINDVLTRITLVGAIYLIVISIIPMFLISGIHFNHLWLIGPFFDRLPAWTTNGLGLNFYFGGTSLLIVVGVAMDTVQQIEAQLIMQHYEGFAPKSGRIRGRRSW
- a CDS encoding adenylate kinase encodes the protein MSKPLPNANDFLPGPMLLLGAPGVGKGTQAKLLMEEFGIPQISTGDLLREHRKNHTPLGMMADELMSKGQLVPDDLVNDMVADRFKQPDTEHGYILDGYPRTIQQAEWLDTQLVAYQLPVVAVNITVPEKILLERITGRRIAPSGKIYNIYTHPPKVEGLDDETGEKLEQRKDDTEEVFHERMKAFEAKTAAVIEYYRTHGGRFAEVDGDQPVEVVTQAIREALLKLRHHPDVA
- the map gene encoding type I methionyl aminopeptidase; the encoded protein is MAIQIKSSAEIEKMRISGIALRKVHDAVKAVVRPGATTMDLERAAEAKVKELGVKPAFKGYGGYPAILCTSVNEQVVHGIPNDKKVLKEGDIVSVDCGVVVDGFFSDAAVTHKIGSVKPEVEKLLKVTEASLYAAIDKAVVGGRLFDIGHAVQSMCEAEGYGVVREFVGHGIGRAMHEDPQVPNYGDAGKGPRLKAGMVLAIEPMINLGTDKVKVLEDGWTAITTDGSFSAHFEHTVAITKDGPVILTL
- a CDS encoding Ig-like domain repeat protein, whose protein sequence is MATLSMSVVASAQTAPSLLPSTVKLIAGGASAPTAAGGSCPVSGNIATDAYGDGCLATEIQLGNVAAGNAKPGARAAVMDIQGNVFFSDYNNNLIRRIDAATGIVTAVAGGASTAPTVGTACGTGIAVDAKGDGCLSTAVVLKGPLALAFASNGDLYFSETAYYDVRKIAATGGLIPSTGGIITNVAGYTGGATYGYVVSNSTTTVIAASQSYIDEPAAIAFDNKGDLYIAERYKNAVLVVNTNATGSNTVNGVTVAAGTIWRVAGAYTGPTDCANGTSGTYGCSYGKYTEGATATATFLDNPYGVAADTNGNVYFSNEYYNQLPVVSSTGILTTYAGTGTGKLQANTVRGAANATAIGSPFGVGVDAQNNVYFNDATAGIIWRVDTGSQLMYAVAGGATTVCAAATDTLGDGCTGLNAKFYAVSSGSYSSTTLPAPGLYGLNVDGYSDVLVGDTENNNVRGVMSGTYFGAIGLTSTTNKVVIHFAKGDSPASSGAYTLVTGSSVFTLGTATCVTNSDTTQDCTLSIVAKPTAVGFASGSFKVVSSLGGTATFPLGVTAITSKVTTTVITSNLVSCSSTVNYPTSTSVTLTATVSAYVTPAGTVQFYNNGVPIGSAITVSSAGVATLTQTFPAGTNVITAKYSGDANTNPSTAAAYNFTTATGTFGLSAVNAGQQSTVTAGQTALYSFSVQNSAYVGTLSFSCSGLPSGAACIFNPSTYTLGACDSNETIALNITTSARPTTLSGLTGRWGLAAAAALVAFGIGLRRRKMAGFGVMALAFAALLGAASITGCSSTISDKSIQTPAGTYSVTVTIAGTPTASAASGSSQTFTLPLTVK
- a CDS encoding TonB-dependent receptor, which translates into the protein MSVTLRTIAKSLLGCALVLAPLAVAPRASVAFAQSSTNGAIGGTVTDASGALLPGTVITIKSLDTGVVRTSKTNSSGEYRVSELPPGNYSITFTSDGFQTAIEKSVVVTVGGTANVTPKLLAGSVSDKVEVSAELPPIKTAGADISTTIDQNAIENLPINGRRWSDFALLTPGVVSNSDGFGLLSFRGISYLLNNNTVDGADDNQAYFSEARGRTRSAYTVTQGAVQEFQVNTSNYSAEYGRAAGGVINTVTKSGGNQLHGSTYFYDRDNGLAGASNPYTQLYNFDSNTGIHPQNIKPKDWRKQYGFGVGGPIWKDRIFWFYAFDQQKRNFPGVARTTDPYDMFALAAPTLGSSETCTRGFSVYNGTNEPWSYGAPLASYTNGTAYSSGAFSVTANLSNPTTTGGAQYPVGATYQGNFGACALAAAIAPATAAGAALPYQQAAAYYNQGLQVLSSFFGMVQRFGNQTINFPKLDWQINDRNRMTIQYNRVRWDSPNGVQTQTSNFYGRGSYGDDFMKADVGIFRFTTVLTNSLVNNFLAQYGRDMETEFSGNRPIQNELGLQNALPTGECSAPHGGPCPMAAPDISVGYGYDAQGFDAGTSALFNRYALPDERRLQLKDDMTFSHGKHILKWGLDYNKVGDYINNLYNGYGTYSYDWAYGFIGDYLHKTASLGGATYAGDGTAHTYTSACTTGSTCQKNVGLYSSFSQGFTVPDANGNVNAVGAGELLTTREYAGYITDDWRITPKLTLTLGVRYEYQYVPTNPTPNPDLNGQNQTFLTYGVKPNTSNRPDDRNNVAPRLGFAYNVFGDGKTVIRGGFGIYYGRIVNANIVQSFQNSGGPNSQVNISGIYPDYAVANESVCRTTFPNIQTYANAKACAAATTTASSHPSVSYLDSKLENPQVYETDLDLTQDFGHGWVGTVTYMGSYGRKLDSANDVNLSLSTFYDKTYVVNNTPLFPATRALALPHGGLSAPLPSGTVPVRVYTGSRRNANYYRVLDIQSNVNTNYNAIAFQLNKRYRNGFSFLSNYTWAHSLDANPYIGTGIPSFNILDPNDLSKEYGNSSLDVRQRFVTAFSYQPVTHFHGWKDYAMGGWRLAPVVQAQTGLPYTPYISGYPGESASGVRSANGAGGTSGRIDAIHRNQYHRPNTYKADVRLSKNFYLNNINHLGLDRARFEVFAELFNIFNHQNITGVQNTAYYLNAAADSTQVGGYLDTLTLQPNFGTYTNSNSNYTYTPRQLQLAVRLHF